AACACGGGCTGCATTCGAGGCCGAGCCGGACGATTTCGACCTGTTCGGCCAGCGGCGGCGTGAAGCCCGGCGAGGTCGAGCCGTACACCGCGACCAGCGGCCGGTTCAGCGCGGCGGCCACGTGCATCAGCCCGGAATCGTTGGAGACTACGGCGTCGGCGCAGGACAGCAGGTCGATCGCCTCGGCCAGCGAGGTGTCGCCGCTGAGGTTGACCGCCTCTTCACGCAGGCCGGGAATCAGCCGCGCGCGGATGTCTTCGCCGACCGAGTGATCGTTTTTCGAGCCGAACAGCCAGACTTGCCAGCCTTCGCGAATCTTGGTTTCGGCGACTTTGGCGTAGTGCTCGGACGGCCAGCGCTTGGACTCGCCAAACTCGGCGCCAGGGCACAGCGCCAGCACCGGACGGTCGAGGCTCAGGCCGAATTTGCCCAGCGCCGCTTCGCGGGTGACCGGGTCGATTTGCAGGCTCGGGCGCGGATAAGGCTGCGGCAGTTCGGCGCCCGGTTCGTAGGCCAGGGCCATGAAGCGCTCGATCATCAGCGGGTAACGTTGTTTATCCAGCGTGCGCACGTCGTTGAGCAGGCCGTAGCGGAATTCGCCGCGCCAACCGGTGCGTTTCGGGATGCCGGCGAAGAACGGCACCAGCGCCGATTTCAACGAATTGGGCAGCAGGATCGCCTGGTCGTACTGGCCGGCCAGGGATTTGCCGATGCGTCGACGGGTCGCCAGCTCGAGGGCGCCGTGGCCGAGCGGGAAGCTCAAGGCCTGACGCACTTCGGGCATGCGCTCAAGGATCGGCCGGCTCCACTCGGGGGCCAGCACGTCGATTTCGCATTGCGGGTGGCGCTGCTTGAGGCACTGAAACAGTGTCTGCGCCATCACCATGTCACCGACCCAACTGGGCCCAACGATCAGAATTTTCATGTGGTTTCCAAAAACGAACCGGGGAGGCATACGCCTCCCCGCCTCGATAATCACTGCAAAAGCGGGCCTGCCTGCGATGGGTCATCACCTTCAACATGACTGTCGACTGTCACTCCGCTATCGCGAGCAGGTCGAAACGTCGAACCGTCGCTCCCACATTGGGTATTGGTGCACATCCAGTGCGATGTAGCTTAGCCGCTTCAATCTTCCAAACACCGCAGGTCTACTTGGGGCATTGGTGCCTCAATCCAGCAAACACTGAAAATCGACTGTGGGAGCGAGCTTGCTCGCGATGGGGTCCTGACAGTCACTAAAAACATTGGATGTGACGGCCTCATCGCGAGCAAGCTCGCTCCCACAGGGGTGTTCGTTGCTGCGTATAAACGGTTTCAGCTCAACCCCAGCTCTTTCCAGATCCGCAATACCTGCCGTCGTTCGTCCGCGAACTGGTCGCCCGGGATGACCCCCGGATCCTTCTGCAACGCCTGCCGGTGGGCGGCGGAGCGGTAGGCTTTGTAGGCCTCGCGCAGCAGGCTGGCGTCTTCGCCAGGCATCAGGCCTTCCTGTTCCAACCCTTCCAGAATGCGGATGTTATCGGTCCAGCGGAGCAATGACGGGTGCTGTTCGGACCACGCCAGGGCCGCGTATTGCACCATAAATTCAATATCGACGATACCTCCGGCGTCCTGCTTGAGATCGAACGGCGCCGTGGCTTCGAAGGCATTTGCCGCAGTGCCGGCGGCCGTGCTCTTGCTGCCGAGGTTATCGCGCATCTTGGCGCGCATCTCGCTGACCTCCTGGCGCAAGGTCGGCAAATCCCGCGCCTTGCCCAAAATAGACGCGCGAACCTTCTCGAACGCCTGGCCGACATCCTTGCTGCCGACCAGCACCCGCGCGCGCACCAACGCCTGATGTTCCCAGGTCCAGGCTTCGTTTTCCTGATATCGCGCAAACGCGCCGAGCGAACTCACCAGCAACCCCGAAGCACCGGACGGGCGCAGGCGCATGTCGACTTCATACAATTGCCCGGAGTTGGTCTGCGTCGTCATCAAATGAATGATCCGCTGGCCAAGCCGAGTGAAAAATTGCGCGCCGTCGATAGGTTTCGGGCCATCGGTTTCAGCCTGCGGGTCGCCATCGTGGATGAACACCAAGTCCAGGTCGGAACCATGCCCCAACTCCAGCCCACCGACTTTGCCGTAACCGACAATGATGAAGCCCGGATCACACAATGTGCCGTCATTGCGCAGCGGCGTGCCGTATTTGGCCACCGTCTGGCGCCACGCCAGCGCCAACACCTGCTCAAGAATCGCCTCGGCGAGCCAGGTCAGGTAATCGCTGACTTTCATCAACGGCAGGCTGCCGGCGATTTCCGAGGCGGCGACGCGCAAGCGGTGGGCCAATTTGAAATGGCGCAAGGCTTCCATCTGTTGTTCGAGGTCATCCTCGGGAATACGCGTCAGGCGTTCGC
The window above is part of the Pseudomonas prosekii genome. Proteins encoded here:
- the waaF gene encoding lipopolysaccharide heptosyltransferase II, with product MKILIVGPSWVGDMVMAQTLFQCLKQRHPQCEIDVLAPEWSRPILERMPEVRQALSFPLGHGALELATRRRIGKSLAGQYDQAILLPNSLKSALVPFFAGIPKRTGWRGEFRYGLLNDVRTLDKQRYPLMIERFMALAYEPGAELPQPYPRPSLQIDPVTREAALGKFGLSLDRPVLALCPGAEFGESKRWPSEHYAKVAETKIREGWQVWLFGSKNDHSVGEDIRARLIPGLREEAVNLSGDTSLAEAIDLLSCADAVVSNDSGLMHVAAALNRPLVAVYGSTSPGFTPPLAEQVEIVRLGLECSPCFDRTCRFGHYNCLRQLMPQPVNEALQRLQGTVVEVN